From the genome of Candidatus Woesearchaeota archaeon:
ACTCGCCACGGTAGGAATAGTATGAGCCTTCCCAGTAATTAAACATCGAATCATAAAATGCTGGATTGTTTTCGCAGTGGTTTACCAAGCGGAAAAAATCGTTGGTATCATCAATCTGCAGGTACAGCGAGTCATACATCCAGTCCCAGTCGTGGCACAATTCGCGGCGGCTTGACCAATCCGCTCCTGCCCCCTTATTTTCAGCAAGCCGGTCAAATCCATTTCTGACTTCATTGCGCAGCCGGCTGTCGCGGTTCGCATCGTTCACTTCGTAAAAATACATATCATCGCGCAGTGCATCGGTATCATCGGTGCCGTAATATGAGTGATAATCCCCTATTCCCTGAGAATACTTCTGCGCCTGCAAGGCTTTGACTTGTTCGATTTCATCATCGTTTTGAATTTCATAGGTCCGCGCTGCAGCTGCAGCGGAGAAAAGTGAAAACAGCAAAGCACTGATGACTACCAGTCCAATAAAGCGTCGTGACATACAAAATACCCCCGTGAAGAGTGTCAAGAAATAGACGATGATTTATAAATATTGTTGTGGTGGAAACTAAAAACTTTATATAGTATAAAAACGTGGGGGTAGATAGTAGTATAAGAGGAAACAGGATGGCTATTGATTACTGCGAAGTATTGTATACGATGATACTAAACGTATCTCCGAAAAACCTGTTGATTATAGTGGCTGCAATTGGTGCGGGAATAATCTTTTTTTCAGTTGTAACCACACTAGCTCACAAGATTACGGGAAGTGATATCGAGTTATCTTTTTTGTCTTTTAATTTTAAAATAAAAAAGGGTGAGAAAAATGGCAAATCGAATAAGTAATATCACCTTGGTAACAACCATACTCGGTTCGCTTATTGGAAGCGGATCAGGATTGGGCGGGATTTTTGTTGGGTGCGTACTTGGTTTTGGCATAGGAATACTTATTGATAGTGCACAGAGGAGATAAACAATGAAGCCAGCAGAGCAACAGGTCACGCCGTGGGAGGTCACCGGTGCAGTTGACTATGAAAAACTCGTGAAGGAATTCGGCACTGAACCACTCAACGACCAGCTCCTCAAACAAATAAAAAAACAGGCAGGGGAACTTCATTATTTTCTGCGGCGAAAAATCTTTTTCTCGCACCGCGACCTTGGCTGGCTGCTGAATGAGTACGACAAAAAAAATCCGTTCTTCCTCTATACTGGCCGCGCGCCATCCGGCGGCATTCATCTCGGCCATCTCGTGCCATGGATGTTCACGAAATGGCTGCAGGATGTGTACAATGTTGATTTGTGGTTCCAGTTTCCGGATGAAGAGAAATTCCTGTTCAAGAAAGATTTGACACTTGAAGATACAGCGAAGTGGACTGAAGAAAATATGTGCGACGTCATCGCCCTCGGCTTCAACCCAAAGAAAACGCACTTCCTTGTTGACACAAAACACGCCGGCACCATGTACAAAGAGGCCTGCCGTGTCGCAAAAAAAATAACATTCTCCACTACGCGCGCAACGTTCGGCTTTACCAACGAGCACAACATCGGCCAGATTTTTTACACCGCCATGCAGGCAGTACCTGCATTTTTACCCAGTGTGCTCAAGGGAAAGAACATGCCCTGCCTTGTGCCGCTGGCTATTGACCAAGATGCGCACTTCCGGGTGTGCAGAGACGTGCTGCCAAAGTTGGGGTATCCGAAGCCCGCGATTATCCACTGCAAATTTCTTCCGCCGCTCGGCAGTCCGCAGGGAAAAATGTCAGCGTCCGACACAACAACTGCTGTTTACACAACCGACACGCCAAAAGAGGTCGAGCATAAAATCAAAAAATACGCCTTCTCCGGCGGCGGCGCGACGGTTGAAGAGCACCGCAAAAAAGGGGGCAATCCGGAGATTGATACCGCATACCAGTGGCTCACGTTCTATGAAGAAGACGACAAAAAACTGAAGAAGATTTATGATGACTATACCTCTGGCAAATTATTGTCTGGTGAGTTAAAGATGATTCTGATTGAAAAAGTAAATACCTTCCTGAAAAAACATCAGGCGGCGCGAGAAAAGGCGAGAGATAAGATACCGGAATTCATGTATGAAAATAAATAGTATCACACTCCCATCATCTTTATATACTTCTGATTGATTGCCAATAATAGGTGATAGTGTGGTACTTCCTGATGTTGAATTAAAAAAGATGCTTGCAGAGGGTACATTGGTCATTGAGCCGCTCGACCTTGACTGCGTCCAGCCGGCGTCGGTTGACTGCAAATTAGGCAGCAATTTTCTTGTAGTTGAGTCCAACAAGATGGAAATTATCACACTTGATTCTGAAATTCACTACCGCGAAATTGAAGGCGAAACAGTAACAATTCCGCCGCATTCATTCGTGCTGGCAACCACCCAAGAATATTTCAAAATTCCGAATGATATGGTTGCGTTTGTTGAAGGCAGAAGCTCTATCGGCCGCATTGGCCTGTTTGTGCAAAACGCCGGCTGGGTTGATCCCGGATTTGAAGGAAAGATTACGCTCGAATTATACAACGCAAATTCGCTTCCGATAAAACTGCAGGCCGGCAGAAGAATCTGCCAAATGGTTTTTCACAAAATGAACACAGCGGCAGAGCGGCCGTACAGCGGCAAGTACAAAGGACAGCAGAAGACGGTTGGCAGCAGGGTGTTTGATGATAAGGAAGTCGGTAAATAAGTTCTCAACAATCTTTATAAACAACAAACGCCCCACAAGAGCCATGCCATCCAGCCTCACCCGCAGCATTGAAAAGGCACGCGACGCATTCAGAACAAAAGATGTTTCTGCAAGCATCGCAGCGCACGCGGGCATGGGCAAAAAAAAACATGAAGAAACACACGGAAACGCAAAATACCTCAAAAGTGTTGTGTATGGAGGACTGGACGGAATTATTACGACGTTTGCAGTAGTCGCCGGTGCAACGGGCGCATCGTTTTCAACCACAGTTTTATTGGTTCTCGGTTTTGCAAATCTGTTTGCTGACGGCATATCGATGGCGTTTGGTGATTACTTAAGCACCAAAGCAGAGCGCGAATATCATGGAGCGGAACGGGAACGCGAAGAATGGGAAGTGGACAATCACCTGCAAGGAGAAAAACGGGAAATGATTGAAATTTATATTGGCCGCGGCTTGTCGCGCGGTGATGCCGAACGGGTTGTTGATATCATTTCAAAAAAGAAAAAAACATTTGTGGACATCATGATGCTTGAGGAGCTTGGTATTGTTGAAGATGATGAATCACCGCTGAATAATGCAGTGGCGACATTCGTGTCATTTGCAGTGTTTGGCATTATCCCGCTTTTAACGTATGTACTTGGAACTTTTTCAGGTTTTGCAGCGGCGAATCAGTTTGTTATGGCAAGTGTGCTGACGGGGTTGGCATTGTTTACCCTCGGCGCGCTCAAAGTGCAAGTTACCCGCCGAAATATTTTAGTATCAGGGCTTGAAATGCTCCTCCTTGGTGGCATTGCTGCTGCTGTAGCATATGGCATTGGCTATTTCCTTGCTGGGGTGGTGGGCGCATGAACGTGAAAGAGCAGAAACGGCAGCAGCCGGAAGAAGAACCCGGCGAAGCAAGGTTATATGTCTATGCCGTCGTTGCCATTATTGTTATCACTGGAATGGTGGTTATTTTGATGAACAACGGGCGCGTGTCTGATGTTGAAAATCTTGACGCGCGCGTTGCAAAGGTGTATGCAACGGCGCCGCCCTACTCAATCCAGCACGTGTTTGAAAATAAAACTCAATATCCGCCAGAATCAGCAGTGTATGACGCTGCGCGGTGATAGGGCTTTTCTTTTTCGGTTTTTGTTTCAACACGCACAATGTCTTCATTGAGAAATTCAGTGAGGTGTGCGGTCCATCCGCAGTCACATCCGATCATGCAATTCTTGAGTGTGTCGACGTGGAATTGCGCGTCGTATTTGTCTGAAACTGGATGATAATTAGCGTCGTGATGGTGCTGTTCTTCTTTTTGTTGGTCTTGCTGATGTTCTGTTTTTTCTTGTTCGTTTTTTTGTTCCACGGCGTGAGAAAGTTTGCTGGTGTCTTCAATAACGTGCAACTCGAATTTTTCATCTTTCTTGTGCATCGCTGCATGCTTGTGGTGGGCAAGCGTTAATGCCTGATGGAGAAGCTCGTTTTGCACGGCGTCTTCGATAGAATTGTTCCGAAAGTGCATAGAGTAGTTTAAAAGAAAGGCTTTTATATTGTTTCGCTTTTTGCAGTGGTATGATTGAGCAAGTTCATTTCCCCAAACCCCGCGTGCACCTTTTTGTCTGCATCAATGATCGCCAAGAGACAACCGGCATGCCGAGCTGTTGCCCGCGCATGACCAAAGCGCAGGTCAAGGAAATCAAGCACTGGATACAGCAGCAAGGCCTGACCACACAAGTGTATTGCACATCGGTCAAATGTCTTGGATTCTGCAATGAAGAAAAAAGTATTTGTTGTGCCTATCCGTCAGGGCGGTTTTTCAAGATTGATGGTGTGGAGGATTGTAAGAAGATAATTATACAGGAGTTAAAAAACCAAAACATTTAAATATAACTAAGTTATTCTAAGTATAATTAGATTAACAAAAGGTGGCACCATGACCGAAGTCGAATGCATCACGCGGCGCTGGGGAAACTCTCTTGGTATTGTGATTCCGAAAGAGATAATCGAACAGCACCATATTGACGAGAATGAAAAAATCACCTTGTCGTTCAGTAAAAAACAGAAGGCAGCAGAGTTTTTCGGCCTCTGTGCAGGCTGGGCAAAATCAACTGACGAGATTAAAAAAGAGATGAAAAGGGGATGGTAAGCTATTTTTTTGATAGTTATGCTGTGATAGAAATTCTCAAAGCAAATCCGAACTATTTTAAATACCGCGAAGAGCCAGTGACCATAACGATTCTCAATCTCATTGAAATTGTTGCAGCTGTACATCTTCAGTTTGGAAAAGAAAAAGCAGAAGAGATATATGAAAAATTCAAGTCATGCGTTCAGGAAGTGACCAAAGACATCGTTATAGAAGCAGTAGGATTTAGAGAAAAATATAAGAAAAGGGACATATCCTACGCCGATGCGGTTGGCTACATCAGCGCCAAAAAAGGAGGCATGCTGTTTCTCACCGGCGATAAGGAGTTTGATCATTTTCCGAATGTTGAATTTGTGAAAAAGTGACTTCTAAATAGTAGTTATAAAAGAAAGTCTTAAATACGAGTAGTATGGAATCGCACCCAGTATGAGCGACCTCACCCCTTACCAACCCGGCACGCCGTTTCTTACGCAGTTCAAGATAATCAAACAAATCGGCAGCGGCGGCATGGCAACGGTGTATGAGATACAGCATATTCCCACAGGCCAGACCGCAGCACTGAAGCTTCTTGATTTTAGCAAAGCCAAAAAATGGGACAGCGAAGAAGAGCAGGAATTTCGGCGCGAAGCAGAAGCATTGCGAAGCATCAGCCACCCGAACGTCGTCGGCTACGGCCACTCATTTCTTGAAGACGTCGGCGGATACGGAAGCGCATTCCACCTCCTGCTGGAACTTATCAACGGAAAATCAGTCAAAGAGGTTATCGACCCGCGCGGAAACGCACGCTATCATTTTTCAGCCGATGAAATTGATAAAGTCCTTCTTCAATCAGTCGATGGCCTTGATGCCGCACATGAGCGCGGCATTGTCCACCGCGACCCGACACCCCACAACATCATGCTTGAATATCCCAACGGCTGGCAAGAAGGCCAACCGTTTGCCTTTGAACGCGTCGTGGTAACTGACTTTGGCGTTGCACGGCTTCGCCCCCACATCACCGGAAGTGAAACGATTATTGGCAAGGCAAATTATCTTGCACCAGAACAACGGCGAAACGAAAGCACTTCGTCTGCAACTGACTGGTACATTCTTGCAGAAACTGCCGTTGCTGCGGCAACTCATCGCGAGCCTCCCATTTTTGATGATCCCCGATT
Proteins encoded in this window:
- a CDS encoding tryptophan--tRNA ligase, whose protein sequence is MKPAEQQVTPWEVTGAVDYEKLVKEFGTEPLNDQLLKQIKKQAGELHYFLRRKIFFSHRDLGWLLNEYDKKNPFFLYTGRAPSGGIHLGHLVPWMFTKWLQDVYNVDLWFQFPDEEKFLFKKDLTLEDTAKWTEENMCDVIALGFNPKKTHFLVDTKHAGTMYKEACRVAKKITFSTTRATFGFTNEHNIGQIFYTAMQAVPAFLPSVLKGKNMPCLVPLAIDQDAHFRVCRDVLPKLGYPKPAIIHCKFLPPLGSPQGKMSASDTTTAVYTTDTPKEVEHKIKKYAFSGGGATVEEHRKKGGNPEIDTAYQWLTFYEEDDKKLKKIYDDYTSGKLLSGELKMILIEKVNTFLKKHQAAREKARDKIPEFMYENK
- the dcd gene encoding dCTP deaminase, whose protein sequence is MVLPDVELKKMLAEGTLVIEPLDLDCVQPASVDCKLGSNFLVVESNKMEIITLDSEIHYREIEGETVTIPPHSFVLATTQEYFKIPNDMVAFVEGRSSIGRIGLFVQNAGWVDPGFEGKITLELYNANSLPIKLQAGRRICQMVFHKMNTAAERPYSGKYKGQQKTVGSRVFDDKEVGK
- a CDS encoding VIT1/CCC1 transporter family protein, with product MPSSLTRSIEKARDAFRTKDVSASIAAHAGMGKKKHEETHGNAKYLKSVVYGGLDGIITTFAVVAGATGASFSTTVLLVLGFANLFADGISMAFGDYLSTKAEREYHGAEREREEWEVDNHLQGEKREMIEIYIGRGLSRGDAERVVDIISKKKKTFVDIMMLEELGIVEDDESPLNNAVATFVSFAVFGIIPLLTYVLGTFSGFAAANQFVMASVLTGLALFTLGALKVQVTRRNILVSGLEMLLLGGIAAAVAYGIGYFLAGVVGA
- a CDS encoding AbrB/MazE/SpoVT family DNA-binding domain-containing protein — its product is MTEVECITRRWGNSLGIVIPKEIIEQHHIDENEKITLSFSKKQKAAEFFGLCAGWAKSTDEIKKEMKRGW
- a CDS encoding type II toxin-antitoxin system VapC family toxin, which translates into the protein MVSYFFDSYAVIEILKANPNYFKYREEPVTITILNLIEIVAAVHLQFGKEKAEEIYEKFKSCVQEVTKDIVIEAVGFREKYKKRDISYADAVGYISAKKGGMLFLTGDKEFDHFPNVEFVKK